From the genome of Sphingobacterium sp. UGAL515B_05:
ACAGGGATTGGACAAAATTGCCTATCGTCTAGAAGCAAAGGATCCCGATGGCCAGTTAAAAAGTGCATCAATAGCAATCCATGACATTTCTGTTCAGGCACTTAACAACTATATAAAAGGATTTATTTCAATAACAGATTTTAATAAAATTGCAGTCAATTCGGATTTAAAGGCATCATTTAATTTAGCAGATATCAAAAATTTCTACCCAATTAAACAAGTCGAATTGGCCGGATTGGTGGATGTCAACCTGATAGCAAAAGGTTATGTGGATCTCAAGCGAAACATTTTTCCCGAAACCAATACGTCCATCGTGATGAAGAATGGGTTAATCAAGTCAAATGATTATCCTATCCCGATGGAAAATATTCAGGTCGAAGCTTTTGTCAATAGCGAAAAAGGTTCACTTCGAGATCTGAATGTCAAAATTCTACCAGTATCATTTACATTTGCTGGTGAACCTTTTTTCTTGAATGCAGACCTCAAGAACTTCAATAACATCAAATACAACATACAGTCCAAGGGTAAGCTCAATCTCGGCCCTATTTATAAACTCTTTGCATTGGATGGTACCAATGTCGATGGCTTTATCTATACGGATTTCAGTTTAAAAGGCTTACAGAGCGATGCCACCAATGGTCATTATAACCGACTCCAAAATAGCGGTCGGTTAAGTATTGGAAATATCCAAGTTCAGTCCGACATGCTTCCACAGCCTATTGCAATTAGAAGTGGGAACTTCAGTTTCAATCAGGAGAAAATGAATTTCGATAAATTCCTGGTTGCCTATGCTAAGAATGATATTTCCATCAAAGGATATCTCAACAATATTATTAATTATGCAACAAGTAGTCAAGCACCGTTAAAAGGTCAATTTACACTCAGCAGCAAGAAAATCAATGTGGATGATTTCATGGTTTTTGCCAGCCCTAGTTCGTCTACAACAGCAAGCTACTCCGAAAGCGGTGTGGTTCTTCTCCCCAAAAATTTGGACGTTCAGGTCTTAGGGCTTGTCAACGCCATATCATATAACAAAATGAATATCAAAGATTTCAAAGGAGACCTACAGGTAAAAGAAGGTAAGATGACACTGAATAAAACAAACTTTGAACTCGCGGGACTAAAAGTAGATATGAACGGAAGTTATCGTCCCATAAATCCACGTAGAGCAAGTTTTGATTATGCGGTGAAAGCCGACAGCTTTGATATTCAACGCGCTTACAAAGAAATACCGATGTTCAGAGAAATGGTTAGCTCTGCCAAAAATGCTTATGGTCTTGTTTCATTGGATTACAAATTGGGTGGTCTATTGAATGGCAATATGCAACCTATAATGCCTTCTATCGTCGGCGAGGGATCCTTAACACTAAATCAGATTAAGTTCAGAGGCTTCAAACTACTCAATGGAATTAGTCAATCTACTTCCAAAGAAAAATTGAAGGATGGCGAAGTAAAAAAAGTTGTTATTAAATCCCATATCAAAAATAATGTGATGACCATCGAACGCACGAAAATGAAAATGATGGGATTCAGGCCCCGCTTTGAAGGTCAAGTAACCTTAGACGGACGGATGAACCTGGGTTTTAGACTGGGCTTACCTCCTTTTGGAATCTTTGGGATACCTATGCGAATTACGGGCACTCCAGATAACTTTCACTTAAAAATGGGAAAATACAAAGAAGAGGATCTCGACATGGACATGGATGACGAGGACAGTAAAGTATATAAAGAATCTCAAAAAGTGCAAGAAACACAGACTAAGTAAACGCGTAATTAGTTTTTTAGTAAATCCAGTCGACACAATAGTGCTCAATTAAAAACGTTATTAAGTTAACAGAAAGATTTGTTAACTTAATAACGTTTTTAATTGATGAAAACTATGAGATACATACTAATTATACCCCTTGCGGTTCTATCCATCTGCAGTTGGTCCAGTTTCAATACCGTTAACGATCAGAAAAATCCCTTATATGGGAAAGTATTCCGTGAGATCAACGAAATTGCTGAATTAAAATCTTATACCTACACAACTGGCGCACTTATTGAAACCGACAAGAATGCACAGGGCGATTATCGC
Proteins encoded in this window:
- a CDS encoding AsmA-like C-terminal region-containing protein is translated as MSKATFIKVVKRIAIVFTSIVVLLVISILSIPYIFENEVNSKVKSLVNEHITGELNYSKVRLTFFDQFPLLTASMDDVLLKGAEPFKNDTLLAAKKVSFGVDLMSLLKSKIVIDKFIVNSGKINILVDSMGNANYSIYKSTPSDSTKTQDNAESSALAFQLIKLEKTNLHYEDRSIPLQIEAKDLEYEGKGDLMSNIFDLNTRAKIESFSFSFDNELYVDKKSIDANLLTRINTNTLSFVFERNDIKINQLPVRFRGLLSFISHGYHLDFKLKSQESTLAELLSLVPNSYASWIKDLSVKGTSEVFVNLEGDYIVDNNKMPNLSLGLMVNNGFLAYKQSTNPLTDWNAKLRIDLPALNPDSLQIDLKQFDFKVASGYFNAQGNIAGLHPVTVHANIKSDLNLDKLHASLQFPDFSFGGKWNLDAKIDGTYAKAVRKVGLQKREQEYVASIPTFDIKNTLVDGKFKLAKLPQGLDKIAYRLEAKDPDGQLKSASIAIHDISVQALNNYIKGFISITDFNKIAVNSDLKASFNLADIKNFYPIKQVELAGLVDVNLIAKGYVDLKRNIFPETNTSIVMKNGLIKSNDYPIPMENIQVEAFVNSEKGSLRDLNVKILPVSFTFAGEPFFLNADLKNFNNIKYNIQSKGKLNLGPIYKLFALDGTNVDGFIYTDFSLKGLQSDATNGHYNRLQNSGRLSIGNIQVQSDMLPQPIAIRSGNFSFNQEKMNFDKFLVAYAKNDISIKGYLNNIINYATSSQAPLKGQFTLSSKKINVDDFMVFASPSSSTTASYSESGVVLLPKNLDVQVLGLVNAISYNKMNIKDFKGDLQVKEGKMTLNKTNFELAGLKVDMNGSYRPINPRRASFDYAVKADSFDIQRAYKEIPMFREMVSSAKNAYGLVSLDYKLGGLLNGNMQPIMPSIVGEGSLTLNQIKFRGFKLLNGISQSTSKEKLKDGEVKKVVIKSHIKNNVMTIERTKMKMMGFRPRFEGQVTLDGRMNLGFRLGLPPFGIFGIPMRITGTPDNFHLKMGKYKEEDLDMDMDDEDSKVYKESQKVQETQTK